The Patagioenas fasciata isolate bPatFas1 chromosome 3, bPatFas1.hap1, whole genome shotgun sequence genome contains a region encoding:
- the MKKS gene encoding molecular chaperone MKKS, whose protein sequence is MARLEAKKPPLFIGEPLTKDTVSRSLSLLSGMLKSCYGPAGRLKQLHNGVGGYVCTTSQSSALFSCLSVSHPVLRVLMASVQNHISRFSDCGLFTAILCCNLIEHFKSLDIASCTVIKISKHLLSLCMDYLKSETCACRVSVDFSSVETLLCLVRSILMSKPACMLSNPEVDHLTTLILKAFMFTIPCHVETNAVLGKCVIIPVKGRKVVDSTVVPGLLIEAPEIQLAKPVTIKRTRSNMIKTALFCVSMSGDLCNPEEGVITVPQGISLEMSELNQLLNIGKQLVDAEVGLVVCQKVIHPSLKQYLQENHIMAVDRAGLSLMEPLSQMTGSNPIASIHSLSPSCYGSLKDVRFENFASKYFVHLIPNDTVVCSLILCNRNETAWDELKRACETAEHVLQLTIKEPLALLGGGCTETHLASYIRHKTCSLSTSSFKDMDCSWTQYQLVADGFCRSLESVACSLSHDGGETLTDMVYGHCWFVPSGFPSVSNWSDLVSKCGCGINGSTENLNWRLLQGQFGSSIILGCPKDLPVKVADFLTLDCFAAKCSGLQVAVETANLILDLSCVIEDQN, encoded by the exons ATGGCTCGTCTTGAAGCTAAAAAGCCTCCGTTATTTATTGGTGAACCTTTAACTAAAGATACTGTTAGTCGGTCACTGTCCCTGCTAAGCGGAATGTTAAAATCTTGCTATGGTCCTGCTGGTAGACTCAAACAGCTTCACAATGGTGTGGGAGGTTATGTGTGCACAACTTCACAATCGTCAGCCTTATTTAGTTGTCTTTCTGTCAGTCATCCTGTGCTAAGGGTTTTGATGGCCTCTGTACAGAACCATATATCCCGCTTCAGTGACTGTGGCTTATTTACTGCCATTCTTTGCTGTAATTTAATTGAACACTTTAAAAGTCTTGACATTGCATCTTGCACTGTCATTAAAATAAGCAAACATCTTTTGAGTTTATGTATGGACTACCTCAAATCTGAGACCTGTGCTTGCCGAGTATCTGTGGATTTTAGCAGCGTTGAGACTCTTCTTTGTTTGGTACGTAGCATATTAATGAGCAAACCTGCTTGCATGCTTAGTAACCCAGAAGTTGATCATCTCACCACGCTGATTTTAAAGGCTTTTATGTTTACTATTCCATGTCACGTTGAGACAAATGCTGTTTTAGGAAAGTGTGTCATAATACCTGTGAAAGGTAGAAAAGTTGTGGATTCTACAGTTGTTCCTGGACTGCTGATAGAAGCACCAGAAATTCAATTGGCAAAACCAGTTACTATCAAAAGAACTCGTTCAAATATGATCAAGACAGCACTTTTCTGTGTGTCCATGTCGGGAGACCTCTGCAACCCTGAAGAAGGAGTTATAACAGTTCCTCAAGGAATTTCTCTAGAAATGTCAGAGCTGAATCAGTTGCTTAATATTGGAAAACAGCTGGTTGATGCTGAGGTTGGCCTTGTGGTGTGCCAGAAAGTTATCCATCCCTCCTTGAAACAGTATCTGCAAGAGAACCACATCATGGCTgtggacagagctgggctgtctCTGATGGAACCCCTGAGTCAGATGACAG GTTCAAACCCTATAGCTTCTATACATTCGTTGTCTCCCAGTTGTTATGGCAGTTTGAAAGATGTGCGCTTTGAGAATTttgcttcaaaatattttgtgcaTCTAATTCCAAACGACACGGTTGTCTGCAGCTTGATACTCTGTAACAGAAATGAAACAGCATGGGATGAATTGAAG CGCGCCTGTGAAACAGCAGAACATGTGTTACAGTTAACAATCAAGGAACCTTTGGCATTGTTAGGAGGTGGCTGTACGGAAACTCATTTGGCTTCGTACATAAGACACAAG acTTGTAGTCTGTCCACCAGCAGTTTTAAAGATATGGATTGTTCTTGGACACAATACCAATTGGTCGCTGATGGGTTTTGCCGTTCTCTGGAGTCTGTAGCTTGCTCTCTGAGTCACGATGGTGGAGAAACTCTGACAGACATGGTTTATGGACACTGTTGGTTTGTTCCATCAGGTTTTCCCTCTGTCTCTAATTGGTCAGATTTAGTTTCAAAATGTGGCTGTGGGATTAATGGCAGCACTGAGAATCTCAACTGGAGGCTTTTGCAAGGCCAGTTTGGCTCTTCGATTATACTGGGCTGCCCTAAAGACCTCCCAGTAAAGGTTGCTGACTTTCTAACACTGGACTGTTTTGCTGCAAAGTGTAGTGGCCTACAAGTAGCTGTAGAGACAGCCAATCTGATTTTGGATCTCTCATGTGTAATTGAAGATCAAAATTAG
- the LOC136100378 gene encoding uncharacterized protein, whose product MRKTTWNRKNLLLVAGLSVIGVHFGSMLVNFVAKKSARSHSEAKKEDHRE is encoded by the coding sequence ATGAGGAAAACTACCTGGAACAGAAAGAACCTTTTGCTTGTGGCAGGACTGTCAGTTATAGGTGTCCATTTTGGAAGCATGCTTGTAAACTTTGTTGCAAAAAAATCTGCTCGATCGCATTCAGAAGCTAAAAAGGAAGATCATCGTGAATGA
- the LOC136100377 gene encoding uncharacterized protein, protein MGLKTIWKDYKVLIVMGTGLGLVHWGWFYMKSSPIFQVKTESFVPEPGIVAYVMQSDQKNKEK, encoded by the coding sequence ATGGGTCTTAAAACCATCTGGAAGGACTACAAAGTTCTCATTGTTATGGGAACTGGCCTTGGGCTGGTGCACTGGGGTTGGTTTTACATGAAGTCCAGTCCTATTTTCCAAGTGAAGACAGAGAGCTTTGTTCCAGAACCTGGCATTGTGGCATACGTGATGCAAAGTGatcagaaaaataaggaaaaatag